From a region of the Zingiber officinale cultivar Zhangliang chromosome 10B, Zo_v1.1, whole genome shotgun sequence genome:
- the LOC122029236 gene encoding nucleobase-ascorbate transporter 12-like, with protein sequence WFISSVLAALWGTGVASTTLTENIHTIATTKMGSRRAIELGAVILILLSFVGKIGGFIASIPDVMVAGLLCCMWAMIAALGLSNLRYSETGSSRNNIIIGLSLFLSLSVPAYFQQYGLIPSSNSSVPSYFQPYAVASHGPIHTSSRGVNYVLNTLFSFHMVIAFIVAFILDNTVPGSRQERGVYVWSEPEAAKREPAITKDYGLPFRIGRMFTWVKWVGL encoded by the exons tggttcatctCTAGTGTCTTGGCTGCACTTTGGGGCACAGGAGTCGCTTCAACCACTCTCACTGAGAATATTCACACTATTGCTACAACTAAAATGGGTAGTCGGAGAGCTATTGAGCTCGGTGCTGTCATTCTCATTCTGTTATCTTTTGTTG GGAAAATAGGAGGATTTATAGCTTCTATCCCAGATGTCATGGTGGCTGGTCTTCTTTGCTGTATGTGGGCCATGATTGCTGCTCTGGGCTTGTCAAACCTGCGATACAGCGAGACTGGAAGCTCCAGGAATAATATCATAATTGGCCTCTCATTGTTTCTCTCATTATCAGTACCTGCCTACTTCCAGCAATATGGACTTATTCCATCTTCAAATTCATCCGTTCCAAGTTACTTCCAACCATATGCTGTTGCATCTCATGGACCTATTCATACAAGTTCTCGAGGG GTGAACTATGTTCTGAATACTTTGTTTTCATTTCACATggtgattgcatttattgttgcaTTTATTCTTGACAACACTGTTCCTGGGAGCCGTCAAGAACGTGGAGTATATGTTTGGTCTGAACCAGAGGCAGCAAAAAGGGAACCAGCCATTACCAAAGACTACGGCTTGCCTTTCAGAATCGGACGTATGTTCACATGGGTGAAATGGGTTGGCTTATAG